CTACTTCTCCTCCTTGTCCAGTCCACCCACTCCTCCGTCACCCAGAAACCCAAGAACGCCATTGCCGAGGAGCACAAGCAGCCTCATCCTTCGACCTCGCACACCTACATCGTCCTCGCCAACCACCTCGCCAAGCCGTCCAAGTTTGACACCCTCGAGCGTTGGTACGCGTCCATGGCGGGCAAGAACTCCAACCGCATCCGCTACACCTACGGCACAGTGATGCACGGTTTTGCGGCACGTCTCACGGACGGCGAGGCCCAGCGCATGGCGACCGTCCCCGGCGTGTCCAGCGTGTACAAGGACAGGGTGTACCACACCCAGACCACGAGGTCGCCGTGGTTCATGGGCCTCCACGATGACTTTGGCGCGTGGCCCGACGCGGAGTTCGGCGACGGCGTCATCATCGGCTTCGTCGACACCGGCATCTGGCCGGAGCGCGCCAGCTTCAACGACGCCGGGCTCAGCCCCGTCAGGTCCACCTGGAGGGGCAAGTGCGTGGACGTCCCGGGATTCAACGCCAGCTTGTGCAACAACAAGCTCGTCGGCGCCAAGTCCTTCGTCACGGTCGAGCTAGAGGCCGGTGGCCTCCTAACCGATCCGAGCCCGAGGGACATCGCTGGGCACGGAACGCACGTGGCGTCAACGGCTGCAGGCTCCGAGGTCCCCTCGGCCGATCTCTTCCAGTTCGCGGGCGGGAGAGCGAGCGGCGTGGCGCGCATGGCAAGGATCGCCATGTACAGGGCGTGCAACCGAGGATGCTTTACCTCAGACGTTGTCGCGGCGATCGACGCCGCGGTGACCGACGGCGTGGACCTCCTCTCCATGTCCATCGCATACCCCGTGGAGCCCTTCTACAACGACCTCCTCTCCGTCGCCACGTTCGGCGCTGAGCGGAGAGGCGTCTTCGTCGTCCTGGCGGGCGGCAATAAAGGCCCGACAGCGCCAACCGTATCCAACGTGGCCCCGTGGGTGACCACCGTCGGCGCCGCCACCACGGACCGGGTGTTCCCGGCGACGCTCACGCTCGGCAACGGGGTGGTGCTCACCGGGCAGTCCCTGTACAACATCCCGTTCTCCCAGTCCCAGGGCGCGGGCATGATCCCGCTAGTGCGCACCTCCTGCGGAGAGTATGATCTGACGCCCGACAAGGTCATGGGCAAGGTCGTGGTGTGCTCCCAGGATGCAGGAGCTTCGGCTGGCTTTGACGTGGAGAGAGCCGGCGGAGCCGGGATAATTTCCGTCGATAATACGGAACGGTTCTGGGACACGGTAATGGCCCAACCCTTCCCCCTTCCCGGTCTCCTGCTCAGCTCCGCCGGCGGCAAGAAGCTGGCCGATTACATGTCGTCCGTGGCGTACCCGGTGGCGTCCTTCAACTTCACCTGCGACACGGTCACCGGCGAGAACAGGGCGCCGATGGTGGCGGGCTTCTCCTCGCGGGGCCCTAACCCGATTGTCCCCGAGATCCTGAAGCCTGACGTCATCGCGCCGGGAGTGAACATCCTCGCCGCCTGGTCAGGTGCCGCCTCGCCATCTCACTCCGAGATGGACCCCCGGAGAGTGGAGTACAACATCCTCTCCGGGACGTCGATGGCGTGCCCGCACGTGGCCGGCGTGGCGGCCCTGATCAAGAAGCGGCACGGCGACTGGACGCCGGCCATGATCCGTTCGGCGCTGATGACGACCGCCGGCCCGCTCGACAAGGACGGCAGGGACATCGTGGACAGCGGCAGTGCCATCGGCGCCGTCGTCATGGGCGCGACGCCGCTGGCGGCCGGGGCCGGGCTCGTGCTCCCGCGGCTCGCCATGGACCCGGGCCTGGTGTACGACGCCGGCACGCAGGACTACGTCGACTTCCTCTGCACACTCAACTACACGGTGGAGCAGATGCGGATGTTCGTGCCGGAGCTGAGCAAGTGCGCGAGGACGATCCCCGGCGGCGTGGCCAACCTCAACTACCCGTCGTTCGTGGTGGTGTTCGACGGCCGCACCCGCGTCCGCACACTGACGCGGACGTTGACCTTGGTGTCGGCGCGCCCCGAGAGCTACAACGTGACGGTCGCGGCGCCCGACGGGGTGAAGGTGACCGTGACGCCGGCGACGTTGGAGTTCAGGTGGCCGAAGGAGAAGAGGAGCTACAGCGTGCAGTTCAGCAGCGAGGCGGAGGCGAAGGCGAGGCCGGCCGGCACGTGGGAGTTCGGCCACATCGCCTGGGAGAACAGGAAGCACCGGGTCAGGAGCCCCGTCGCCTTCAAATGGGACAACTGATGCCATGCATGTAGAGGGCGGAACTCTGAGAGTGAGTCTGACTGCCTGAACTCTGAGAGAGTAATATTGTGATACTTGAGACTTGAGAGTTGATCtgtaatgaagaagaagaagaatcagcATTTCATTGTGGTGAACTTGTGATGAGGAGAAAGGAATAATCAGCATGTTATTTTTCTCCTGTCCAATTGCATCTATTTTCGTATGGATCGTCGATTCGTCGTCCAACTTCATGGAATGGAATCATACATACTACTACATAGTTTTAATCCGTAGACCCGCATATGCAATTTGCATGGCTCTCTCAGTGGCTGACCATGCATATTTCCTTGGTGATGCATTCATGTTTGGCTAGGTTAGAATACTTGAGATGTACTTCTATCATGGATGGTACTATACgtcatactccctccggtcctttttagttcgtatataagatttgtctgaagtcaagcctcgtaaagtttgaccaactttatagaaaaaaatgccaacatgcacaatgtgaaatcaatatcaatagatgcgtgttgacttaaattttcatattgtataactttagcatggtagatgttgatattttttcatataaatatggtcaaactttatgaagtttgacttcagacaattcttatatgcagagtaaaaaggaccggggGAGTACGTCTAAACAGAATGGTGTTGCTTCCGCGCATCATCTGCCGTCGTATTGTATCGGGAGAAATGCTACTTGGAGAGAAGCAGATTTGAAAATAGCTAACAGCGTCATATTAGAAAGTATCAACACCTATCTACCCCTAATAATTTAATTTTAATTTAATAATAAAGCACACAGTGCTTCTGGTGGTACCtcattggcatttttgcggaaatcCTCTTATGTTTTCTCAGGGCCAGTCCTGAGATTTCAGGGGCCCGGGGTGAAACTATAATCCGAGGCCCTTCGGGGCCCTTAGTATAAATGTTTAATATAGTAATCAACATAACTTGATGTAAATTGTGTATACAAAAGCAGTCAAGTGCATCGATCCAAATTAAATCTGTGTGCATATCAAATAATGTATTACACAATACCTTAAAAATTAACCATTTTCTATATCACAAAAACAGTCAAGTGCGTCCAAAAACACCTTATTCATGTGTTCAGAAAAAAATAAACATTATCTTTCATGGACCTCTCCATTGCTCATTTTTCTTGAGTAATGGCTACACAAAAAATGTCATGAATTTTCATCCAAAGGAGAGGTCCGTCCCTTTCATGCCCCTTATACACTAATATGTCCCACACTTTATTATCAAGATTACCCGAATTGCTTGTATAATAAATGTCCATAGTAATAACTGGCTCCTCATCAACACTAGCAGATTTTGGCGTAGATGAATTAAATATGTGCTCAGGATCACTCACATTGGTATAATCTATGTTGATGGCAGCATCGTCTTCTCTTGGAGTAGGACAATTATCTCCTTGAGTAGCATTAGTTTGGTCATCGCTAATTCGTCTGGATTTCTTGAAGTGCTTGTATCTTTCTTAAAATATTTACGAAGAGAACGTCTCAATTACCCTTTCATCTCCTCTACCtcattcttcctttttcttttaccACTGCTGGATGGATATTTCCGACCTGAGCCTGACATGATGGTGCTGACATTAAAAGGAACAATTAGCTTCTATAATTAGGATAAAAGCTATGTAGATATTAGATAAATTACAGAAAATCTAGGGAGTACCTTCTCTCTAATCTAATCTGGCCATAATTTTATTTTGTGCCCAATGattcgagcgccggacaatgcgaCAATTCTCCTGGTTCAATCGATCGAGATTCGAGAATTCAGATTAGAAAAGAAATAGGAAGAACACTAGAACAGTACAGGGGAGGTCAGAGGGCGCGAGGAGATGAGGTCGTACCTGGCGTAGTCGTTCTCGTTCGTGAGGAAGCCTCGTGGAACTATTGAACTCGAAGATGAATAGGCAAAACCGCAAAAGAAGGAAGGGATCAAGGGAACGACCGTAATCAGGGTCCTCTGATCCCGTGATCCGAACGATCTATAGGAAACAACCTTTTTTTTACGCGAAACTTAGGACTTTATTGCATTAGAGAGGTACGGTTACAATCAGCCAAGAGGCTGCTTACAAGGAAGGAAGGACAGCTGTCCAACCAGCATTCTGACACTGCTAAAGTAGTAGCTCGTTTAGCACAAAGATCCGCAGGGCCATTAGCATCCCTGGAACTATGCTGAACCGTAAAAGAAGCGAAACTTAAAGCTTTGTCCCTAATTTCATCAAAGATAGGCGCCAACAATGATCTGGTGTTGTGATGCGAGAACCAAAGGTTGACAACCTCTAAACAATCAACCTCCATGACAACATGCGAGTATCCTCTGAGTTGGGCAAAAAATACACCCTCTCGCATTGCTTGCATTTCAGCGATAAAAGGGTCTATAACCCCAGGCAAGGGTTTGCTCCATGCACCCATGAAAGAAAGATGGGAGTGAGCCATACCTCCCGCTCCTCCCACTTGTGCCTGAGTGTCAATAGCTCCATCGGTGTTGACTTTCACCCAGCCAGGATCAGGTGGACGCCAACACTGATTAACTCGGGCAACATGATGAGTTTTAGGTAGTTCTAACAAGGTCAGATCATCTCTCGCTTGCTTGATTGCATGTGCAGGACTGTACCCTTCCTCATCATGGGTCCATCGGTTTCGTGAACTCCAGATTGTATGCATAATATTTATTATCTTGCATCTATCTGATTCGTTTAACATACTGTCAACAATAAGATCTCGTGTCCAAGTCTCTGGATGCAAACGGGGTAGTTTCAAACCCAAGATTTCCTTTCCGCGTTCCAAAAACTTTTTGCACGGGAACAATGGACAAGAGCATGCATCAAATTCTCTTCTGTAGCTTTGCAAAGGTCACAAAGAGAATTTGTTCTGATATGTCGATATCGCATGGTAGCGTAGTCAGGGAGAATTCCCCTTAGTGCTCGCCACCAGAAGACCCGAACTTTCGGGATAACTTTGAGCTTCCAGAGAGCTGTCCATACTTGTTTCTGTACCGATGAAGTTTCCGCTatcgtcccttcctctagagcatGTTGCTCGTTCCGAGTCACAAGAGCGCGATAGGCCGATTTCACAGAGTAATCGCCAGATCTCTCTAGAGCCCAAGCTAAGGAATCCTCTCCACCTCCTGCCCGAATAGGAATATTCAGAATTGCCTCGGCATCCGGTGCGAGACAATTCCTTCTTACTAGTTCAACATCCCATGTTCCCGTATGAGAATCAATTAGATCAGAGACCAGGTCAATTGGATCATTGCCCTGCCGTCCCATTGGCTTGAGTGTTGGCGTAGTGGGTATCCACCGATCATTCCATACAGAGATGGTTTGGCTGCTGCCCACCCGTTTAACGAGCCCCAGCTCCAAAGCTTGACGGCCCGCAATAATTGCCTTCCAGGTTGCCGATGCCGACAAAGGAGCATGCGCTCGCATGAAGTCACCATCCGAGAAATATTTACCTTGCAAAACTCGTGAGCATAGTGACTCTGGATGGGTGAGAAAGCGCCAACCATGCTTGCCGAGCAGAGCCAAATTAAAATTTTGAAATTCTTTGAATCCCACCCCGCCTTGTATTTTTGGTGCGGACAATCTCTCCCACGACAGCCAATGCAAGGATCACCTGTCTATAGAACTGCTCCACCAGAATCGCGCCATAGACGAAGTTAAATGCTTGCAAACTTTCTTCGTAAGCTGAAAACAAGTCATACTGTAGGTCAGAATTGCTTGGATTACTGATTTTAGCAAGACCTCCCTCCCTACACATGCAAGATTCCGCTCCGCCCACCCCTGCATGTTTCCTCAGCTCCTCTCACCAATATGATCAAATGACTCACTAGTGATCCTTCCTACTGCCGTTGGTAGGCCGAGGTACCTTTCCATGAAAGCTTCCACAAGTATACACAATTTTTGTTTCATAGCTTCACGCATAGGTTGGGTTGCATTCGGAATAAAATAGATAGAACTCTTCTCTTTGTTCACAGCTTGGTCTGAGCACTCCGCATATATACGTAGAATTTCATTCAATCTGTCTGCACTTGCCAACTGCGCACCAAGAAAGATGAGGCTATCATCCGCGAACAGCAGATGATTGACCTAGGGTGATCTGACACTCACGCGAATACCGCGATCAATGTGTGCGCCACCAAAATTGTTCATCAGTGAGGTAAAACCATCGGCACAAATTAGGAAGAGAAAGGGGGACACTGGGTCCCCTTCCCGAAGACCTTTGGAAGGTGTAAAAATGGAAGGAGCATGCCATTCACCTTGACAGAAAACCTTAATGACGAGACACACTTCATTATCAAACGAATAAACATCATCATTGCTTCCAGATAATGCCACTCTACATGGTAATATGCTTTTAACATATCTAGCTTAACAGCACATGTTGCTTTCTTTACATTTCTTCCGCTTCCTCATAGCATGTATACTCTCATAGGCCACCAAGATGTTGTTAGTGATCAAATGCCCTGGTACAAAGGCGCTCTGCTCAGCCCCTATTATCTCATCCATTAGACCTCGTAGTCTATTAGTGATTTCCTTTGCTGCAATTTTATATAGTACCGGACAGAGAGCAATAGGGCGATACTGAGAAATTTTCTGTGGATTTCGTACCTTGGGTATTAGAGTAATGGCCGTGTCATTCAACCCAGCAGGTAGTTCTCCACCATTCAAAAAGTCCAAAATGGCCATGGTGATATCTCCGCCGAAAATGTCCAGTGTCGTTGGAAGAACCCGACATTGAAACCATTGACGCCCGGTGGCTTGGACGGGGCTACTTGGAATAGTGCTGCATTGACCTCCTCTGCAGTAAAATACTGCGCAAGTGATTCATTCATAGCTTCAGTTACCCGGGTCGGAACAAACTGTAATAATTCAGT
This window of the Triticum aestivum cultivar Chinese Spring chromosome 5D, IWGSC CS RefSeq v2.1, whole genome shotgun sequence genome carries:
- the LOC123124748 gene encoding subtilisin-like protease SBT1.7; translation: MASMISILLRCSLLLLLLVQSTHSSVTQKPKNAIAEEHKQPHPSTSHTYIVLANHLAKPSKFDTLERWYASMAGKNSNRIRYTYGTVMHGFAARLTDGEAQRMATVPGVSSVYKDRVYHTQTTRSPWFMGLHDDFGAWPDAEFGDGVIIGFVDTGIWPERASFNDAGLSPVRSTWRGKCVDVPGFNASLCNNKLVGAKSFVTVELEAGGLLTDPSPRDIAGHGTHVASTAAGSEVPSADLFQFAGGRASGVARMARIAMYRACNRGCFTSDVVAAIDAAVTDGVDLLSMSIAYPVEPFYNDLLSVATFGAERRGVFVVLAGGNKGPTAPTVSNVAPWVTTVGAATTDRVFPATLTLGNGVVLTGQSLYNIPFSQSQGAGMIPLVRTSCGEYDLTPDKVMGKVVVCSQDAGASAGFDVERAGGAGIISVDNTERFWDTVMAQPFPLPGLLLSSAGGKKLADYMSSVAYPVASFNFTCDTVTGENRAPMVAGFSSRGPNPIVPEILKPDVIAPGVNILAAWSGAASPSHSEMDPRRVEYNILSGTSMACPHVAGVAALIKKRHGDWTPAMIRSALMTTAGPLDKDGRDIVDSGSAIGAVVMGATPLAAGAGLVLPRLAMDPGLVYDAGTQDYVDFLCTLNYTVEQMRMFVPELSKCARTIPGGVANLNYPSFVVVFDGRTRVRTLTRTLTLVSARPESYNVTVAAPDGVKVTVTPATLEFRWPKEKRSYSVQFSSEAEAKARPAGTWEFGHIAWENRKHRVRSPVAFKWDN